The Pyrenophora tritici-repentis strain M4 chromosome 10, whole genome shotgun sequence genome contains a region encoding:
- a CDS encoding Atrophin-1 multi-domain protein, which produces MSTNAPAEAKKRKQAKKTGGAEDASRSKKPSTSTKASSAPEEEKKTAKKTPTLAKSSKPIPTKKDTPAQPPPRTSKILDAVRAKGTTLGKIRAIENKYDTIVTASLQTDSEIKHVAIQAPQRNDPEDAAALLSKHGQTAQGTTTTTPPQATTTAQASRGTTIELPRTPKPAPSPVTITTPPSYPSHTLPLKPPPAHPANRPHTHHHPLPGKPAARIIEPTPNTALPPKYRPAARRVTAIIVGLPFVIVMGWELWERWNGKVVPKRFGDGDGGAVRGKEGV; this is translated from the coding sequence ATGTCGACAAACGCCCCAGCAGAAGCAAAGAAACGCAAACAAGCCAAAAAGACCGGAGGAGCAGAAGATGCGAGTAGATCCAAGAAGCCAAGTACAAGCACAAAAGCCAGCAGTGCGCCcgaggaagagaagaagacAGCCAAAAAAACACCAACGCTTGCGAAAAGCAGTAAACCAATTCCCACGAAGAAAGATACGCCGGCACAACCTCCCCCGCGCACAAGCAAAATCCTAGACGCAGTACGCGCAAAGGGCACGACTCTGGGGAAGATACGCGCCATAGAAAACAAATACGACACCATCGTCACAGCAAGTCTTCAAACAGATTCCGAAATCAAACACGTCGCAATACAAGCTCCACAACGAAACGACCCAGAAGACGCAGCAGCTCTACTTTCAAAACATGGACAGACTGCACAAGGCACTACTACGACAACGCCGCCGCAAGCTACCACAACCGCACAGGCAAGCCGGGGCACGACGATAGAATTACCACGCACACCTAAACCCGCGCCATCACCTGTTACTATAACCACCCCGCCTTCCTACCCTTCCCACACGCTTCCTCTTAAACCACCACCAGCACACCCAGCCAACCGCCCCCACACACATCACCACCCTCTCCCTGGCAAACCGGCAGCACGGATAATAGAACCAACACCCAACACGGCTCTCCCGCCAAAATACCGGCCTGCCGCTCGTCGTGTTACGGCGATTATCGTGGGACTGCCGTTTGTCATTGTTATGGGGTGGGAGTTGTGGGAGCGGTGGAATGGGAAGGTTGTGCCGAAGAGGTTTGGGGATGGGGATGGGGGGGCTGTGAGAGGTAAGGAGGGGGTGTAG
- a CDS encoding RssA, esterase alpha-beta hydrolase superfamily: MSLLSDTFFSGASSRLHVGRGRNGCKTVRKSQSHGGFLSPLAQLVRDPVGTLGGITTDSKHVPDKDGGAVEASRRQVLYLHMKDAETYDEWKAAATELDILEGNEAWKELDDSTEYNAELVAARLKELDDARMSCDVKKMLFLIRTTLTRGLGDMGQLSLYKHSHIGTKRLIERYIESAQQTLAALLDISEKQGDECPVEPRRLVDQLLQTRQSFGRSALLLSGGGTFGMNHIGVISGLWDARLLPRIISGASAGSIVSAVLCTRTDAEIPEVMHQFCYGDLNVFGDPNHPDGVLDKAMRLMKSGVLFDISHLTRVMRDLLGDMTFQEAYNRTRRILNIPVSSSSLYELPRLLNYITAPNVMIWSAVCTSCSVPLVYKKASLLAKDPKTGAEVPWNPNPNATWIDGSVDNDLPMTRLAEMFNVNHFIVSQVNPHVIPFLAKEEEIMTAEAEQRVAAGSSWVSLSASLCKGEVMHRLQQIADTGIFPTLVTKGRSILSQRYSGDINIFPKINYADFPKVLSNPTPEYMKGCMLTGQRATWPKLSRIQNHVAIELALDDTIQKLKGQLVFSPSQQELTIKRTTSQGDVLSHRKTTPSYKMARFTLRTEPPSPVFHKSAPTSPRLSRPGFKSFSQSLFTPTQIHVANRSKRRSAYPNTSTIHLDPASSTNSTSDQDYFADPDSDTTTTNRASSSPSPLTSPTYQVPTLWPSTPPTLMRATTSSQADTPPCTTTTTPVNRRTSTILNLAMTSATSQSSIPNAPSSPELRYKRLFHPPGPATPDVSVGPPVLDVEPLRYTNPSPGSSRPGSRRGSGVGLGLGVGDHSGTRGMLLRKKSFL, from the exons ATGTCACTGTTGTCGGATACCTTTTTTTCGGGCGCAAGTTCGCGACTGCACGTAGGACGAGGCCGCAATGGGTGCAAGACGGTGAGGAAGAGCCAGAGCCATGGCGGATTCCTCAGTCCCCTCGCACAGCTAGTCAGGGACCCGGTCGGCACTTTAGGTGGCATCACCACCGACTCCAAACATGTGCCTGATAAAGATGGGGGTGCAGTCGAGGCGAGTCGCAGACAGGTCCTGTACCTGCACATGAAAGAC GCCGAGACATATGACGAATGGAAGGCCGCCGCGACTGAGCTGGACATACTTGAGGGCAATGAGGCCTGGAAAGAATTGGATGATTCGACCGAATACAATGCGGAGCTGGTTGCTGCCCGACTGAAGGAACTCGACGATGCTCGCATGAGCTGCGATGTAAAGAAAATGCTGTTCCTGATACGCACCACCCTTACACGCGGATTGGGTGACATGGGCCAATTGAGCCTGTACAAGCACTCGCACATTGGCACCAAGCGATTGATCGAGCGGTATATTGAGTCAGCACAGCAAACCCTGGCAGCCCTGCTTGACATATCGGAGAAACAAGGAGATGAGTGTCCAGTCGAGCCACGACGTCTAGTTGACCAACTCCTCCAAACACGCCAATCGTTTGGGCGAAGTGCCTTGTTACTGTCGGGAGGTGGAACTTTCGGCATGAACCATATTGGTGTCATTTCAGGCCTGTGGGACGCCCGTCTTCTCCCCCGCATCATATCCGGGGCTTCTGCTGGAAGCATCGTGTCAGCCGTACTATGCACCCGGACCGACGCAGAGATACCCGAGGTGATGCACCAGTTCTGCTACGGTGACCTGAATGTATTCGGAGACCCCAATCACCcagacggcgtcttggacAAAGCGATGCGCCTAATGAAGTCTGGCGTGCTGTTTGACATTTCCCACCTCACCCGAGTCATGCGAGACTTGCTTGGAGACATGACCTTTCAGGAAGCCTACAATCGGACTCGTCGCATCTTGAACATTCCCGTGTCGTCTTCCTCGCTATATGAACTTCCTAGACTCCTAAACTACATCACCGCGCCCAATGTTATGATCTGGTCAGCAGTCTGCACATCCTGTTCCGTTCCGCTCGTTTACAAGAAGGCTTCTCTTTTGGCCAAGGATCCGAAGACTGGCGCGGAAGTTCCTTGGAATCCTAATCCAAACGCTACCTGGATCGATGGCTCTGTGGATAATGATTTGCCCATGACGCGTTTGGCTGAAATGTTCAACGTGAACCACTTTATTGTCTCGCAGGTCAATCCGCATGTCATTCCTTTTCTGGCAAAAGAGGAGGAGATTATGACTGCAGAGGCAGAACAGCGTGTAGCTGCGGGTTCCAGCTGGGTGAGCCTTTCGGCCAGTCTGTGCAAGGGTGAGGTGATGCATCGTCTTCAACAAATCGCGGATACCGGTATATTTCCCACTCTGGTGACGAAGGGGAGGTCTATCCTCAGCCAGCGATACTCGGGTGACATCAACATTTTCCCCAAGATTAACTATGCCGACTTTCCAAAAGTTCTGAGTAACCCAACACCAGAGTACATGAAGGGTTGTATGCTCACTGGCCAACGAGCTACTTGGCCAAAACTTTCGCGTATACAAAATCATGTCGCCATCGAGCTCGCATTGGACGACACAATACAAAAGTTAAAAGGACAACTCGTATTCTCGCCCTCACAACAGGAACTCACCATCAAACGAACAACTTCTCAAGGAGACGTCCTCTCTCATAGAAAGACAACACCGTCCTACAAGATGGCTCGTTTCACACTGCGAACAGAACCCCCCAGCCCAGTCTTCCACAAATCCGCACCAACCAGCCCCCGCCTCTCCCGACCAGGTTTCAAATCATTCTCCCAATCCCTCTTCACACCCACCCAAATCCACGTCGCCAACCGCTCAAAACGTCGCTCCGCCTACCCAAACACCTCTACGATCCACCTCGACCCCGCATCCTCCACAAACTCTACCTCTGACCAAGACTACTTCGCAGACCCAGACTCCGATACAACAACAACGAACCGAGCGTCATCCTCGCCCTCACCACTAACATCGCCCACATACCAAGTCCCCACCTTATGGCCTTCGACACCTCCAACGCTCATGCGCGCTACTACATCATCACAAGCAGACACACCACCGTGTACAACCACCACCACACCAGTCAACCGCCGCACAAGCACTATACTCAACCTAGCCATGACATCAGCGACTAGCCAGTCAAGCATCCCCAACGCACCCAGTTCCCCAGAGTTACGCTATAAACGGCTTTTTCACCCGCCTGGTCCTGCTACACCGGATGTTAGTGTGGGACCGCCGGTCTTGGATGTTGAACCGCTACGATACACGAATCCGTCACCGGGGTCTAGTAGACCGGGGTCGAGGAGGGGGAGTGGTGTGGGTTTGGGTTTGGGTGTGGGTGATCATTCTGGGACGAGGGGGATGTtgttgaggaagaagagtTTTCTGTAG
- a CDS encoding Herpes-BLLF1 domain containing protein, translated as MPFITPKKKVLEVPESWDAFPPPPPEADDWQPPEDAIPKPGGVRDARFSQDTAPDGRSKAYLREAKMYSMLADKALSSASVGSTSPAPGLGKWPAPISRAPGPVISSNGEYGKFLSSKGASVPTLGSPNSTSKKHQTVSGTPNKHQTANNTPNKHHTVNGTPNKHQAVKSGGVALPDTADTTTKDVSKEQRSQSPLVVSIPAMPLPHSETSMPPWAARLEKAIAEDTRKASAEPVVAIAAQVQSDIVQSSAPHRQPVQSGQVQVRPFDPAAKKSNIPPSVPPNGDQPRTLTKPATDRLNEGGISVDSHAASPVSAKIQPGTQQVVGVNEAMRTQNFKNPVYETAAGNRNYVDHEHKVKVILIRAMEHELDLYSVATERELMRMSRTDLDRYYEKVFSAHQGWWEAKTGA; from the exons ATGCCGTTCATCACCCCAAAGAAGAAAG TGCTGGAAGTGCCAGAGTCTTGGGACGCCTTTCCGCCTCCCCCGCCCGAAGCCGATGATT GGCAGCCACCTGAAGACGCCATACCCAAGCCCGGAGGAGTCCGTGATGCTCGGTTCAGCCAGGATACGGCACCAGACGGTCGCAGCAAAGCGTACTTGAGAGAAGCAAAGATGTACAGTATGCTCGCGGACAAAGCTCTGTCTTCGGCCTCGGTGGGAAGCACTTCTCCTGCACCTGGACTGGGAAAGTGGCCGGCTCCGATCTCTCGTGCACCCGGACCTGTCATCTCCAGTAACGGCGAGTACGGTAAGTTCTTGAGCTCGAAGGGCGCATCTGTGCCAACCTTGGGCTCACCCAACAGCACATCCAAGAAGCATCAGACTGTCAGCGGCACACCCAACAAGCACCAAACTGCCAACAACACGCCCAATAAGCACCATACTGTCAACGGCACACCCAACAAGCACCAGGCGGTCAAGTCGGGCGGCGTTGCTCTCCCAGACACAGCAGATACTACGACTAAAGATGTGTCAAAGGAGCAGCGCAGTCAGTCACCGCTTGTTGTGAGTATTCCTGCTATGCCTCTTCCTCACTCGGAGACGTCGATGCCACCCTGGGCTGCACGTTTGGAGAAAGCTATAGCGGAGGATACTCGAAAGGCCTCTGCTGAGCCAGTTGTGGCTATCGCTGCCCAAGTCCAATCCGACATCGTCCAGAGCTCTGCTCCCCATCGTCAACCTGTACAGTCTGGCCAGGTGCAAGTCCGTCCCTTCGACCCAGCAGCGAAGAAGTCCAACATTCCTCCTTCCGTGCCACCCAACGGCGACCAGCCTAGGACACTCACCAAACCTGCGACGGATAGGCTGAATGAGGGCGGTATTTCTGTTGATAGCCACGCCGCTAGTCCGGTCTCAGCCAAAATCCAACCCGGCACTCAGCAAGTCGTCGGTGTAAACGAGGCAATGCGCACACAGAATTTCAAAAACCCCGTTTACGAGACCGCCGCCGGCAACCGGAATTACGTTGATCATGAGCACAAAGTTAAAGTCATCCTTATCCGTGCAATGGAGCACGAGTTGGATCTCTATAGCGTGGCAACCGAACGCGAGTTGATGCGTATGAGTCGTACCGACCTTGACAGGTACTACGAGAAAGTCTTCTCCGCACACCAGGGCTGGTGGGAGGCCAAAACGGGAGCTTAG
- a CDS encoding AraJ, Arabinose efflux permease: MATLPRPSSTYSTNTNASPTRRKQAEEEAIEMVPTRSPPPPVATMLTETNAVESTAYMFSSRRKWWILTVVGLCQTSMNYNAAVYSSAIRPLNEHYNLGDNHFTNARAGMAWFLILYGFGCELWAPWSEEFGRFPIMQLSLFTVNMWQVFAGASGAWHHVLIARLLGGLCSAGGSVTLGMVADMFDPEDQQLPILWVSLWSCLGSVIGGICGGPIEQYLDWRWNFWIQLILGVTVQAVHYWTVPETRSTIMLNRTAAKKRKSDPYSNKVVGPTEHEKIGIKKVLEIMGRPYKMLVCEPIVGFLSLLSGFSDALIFSFLESYGYVFGPDGWGFTPTQAGLSLFALFIGYWLAGVIYYPVIRRHNQQRKFGLVLGPESRLSALRWIVLLLPIGLFGSAFVVGGPPLPWILPLLFAALIGCANLAIYYATIDYMVAAYGGTYSASATGGNGFARDVLAGICSFYTGPMYKKLGVRNSTWVLFVISVLVCLPVFFIYRWGPQIRARSKYAERIQREREENAAIKQAMSERIHALQSA; this comes from the exons ATGGCAACCCTACCCCGACCATCCAGCACCTACAGCACCAACACCAACGCCTCCCCCACGCGCCGCAAGCAagccgaagaagaagccatAGAAATGGTACCTACACGCAGCCCCCCACCACCCGTCGCAACCATGCTCACCGAAACCAACGCGGTAGAGAGTACCGCGTACATGTTCTCTTCGCGGAGAAAATGGTGGATTCTGACGGTTGTGGGATTATGCCAGACGAGCATGA ACTACAACGCAGCGGTGTATTCAAGTGCGATTAGGCCGCTTAACGAACACTATAATCTCGGTGACAATCACTTCACCAACGCGAGAGCTGGTATGGCGTGGTTCCTCATCTTGTATGGGTTTGGCTGCGAACTGTGGGCGCCGTGGTCCGAGGAGTTTGGACGGTTTCCCATTATGCAGCTTTCGCTGTTTACGGTGAATATGTGGCAGGTGTTTGCTGGGGCGAGTGGTGCATGGCATCATGTGTTGATTGCGCGGTTGCTGGGGGGGCTGTGTTCGGCGGGCGGGTCGGTGACGTTGGGCATGGTGGCGGATATGTTTGATCCGGAGGATCAGCAGTTGCCGATTCTGTGGGTGAGCTTGTGGAGTTGTTTGGGGTCTG TTATCGGCGGCATCTGCGGCGGGCCTATTGAGCAGTACCTCGATTGGCGGTGGAACTTTTGGATCCAGCTTATACTGGGTGTTACTGTGCAGGCTGTGCACTACTGGACTGTTCCCGAAACTAGGTCAACGATCATGCTGAATCGGACGGCGGCGAAGAAACGCAAGTCGGACCCGTATAGCAACAAAGTCGTTGGACCCACGGAGCACGAGAAGATTGGCATTAAGAAGGTGCTCGAGATCATGGGCCGTCCGTACAAGATGCTGGTGTGCGAGCCGATTGTTGGTTTCCTCTCGTTGCTGAGCGGCTTCAGCGACGCCCTCATCTTCAGCTTCCTGGAGTCTTACGGCTACGTGTTTGGGCCCGACGGCTGGGGCTTCACACCTACCCAGGCTGGACTTTCCCTCTTCGCGCTCTTCATCGGGTACTGGTTGGCGGGTGTGATATACTACCCTGTCATCAGACGTCACAACCAGCAACGTAAGTTCGGCTTGGTGCTGGGTCCAGAGAGTCGTCTGTCGGCTTTGCGGTGGATCGTGCTACTCCTTCCTATCGGATTGTTCGGCTCGGCTTTTGTAGTTGGGGGTCCGCCTCTCCCGTGGATTTTACCTCTCCTGTTCGCCGCCTTGATCGGTTGCGCGAATCTCGCTATTTACTATGCTACTATCGACTATATGGTTGCTGCTTACGGAGGCACATATTCGGCTTCGGCCACGGGTGGAAACGGCTTCGCTCGAGATGTCCTGGCTGGAATCTGCTCCTTTTACACTGGTCCCATGTACAAGAAGCTTGGTGTCAGGAATTCGACTTGGGTGCTCTTTGTCATCTCGGTCTTGGTTTGCCTGCCGGTGTTCTTCATTTACAGATGGGGTCCTCAGATTAGAGCTCGCAGCAAGTACGCTGAGCGTATCCAGAGGGAGCGAGAGGAGAATGCTGCTATCAAGCAGGCCATGAGTGAGCGGATTCACGCTCTACAGAGTGCGTGA
- a CDS encoding PutA, NAD-dependent aldehyde dehydrogenase translates to MSSPTSPFVALSNLQATALAARCHNAFFRQKQLKSLHDTLRNKSNEIADAIKQDTHVSDEEATTEVALALNTIKEHYSSIDTTKELESEYRITKGKDAGDRREPYGVAYIESQRNHTPFFSAIAPLSAALTAGSCVALKLENTPRALPSLLRKLLTEALESDTFTIISSDPAPEHLAGCVQVFQEKQIAAPTYSQHVSPHTRVIAVIDRTADLASAAEQLVTARFAFGGTSPYAPDIVLVNEFIKKDFIEHVLKHSLRFLAGTGSISNGSTTARGPKKTSRVTELQDSKAWKLQVITQGDNGAIVDLTNLSTLPTKSHQPVFAVSAITSLEHAISIVEQELDPQDSLLAAYHFGTPSTGKYLSQFIPADISIVNHIPFRILLGPAAPSSHPIDIETRYTPEHFTRTSPAYISPPASQAPMSRVLLGKETKKAATELFNKATEEIKEKKRAESIAIGYFEQGILIGLGVYGIPLLTCIGATIFFGVRAGLRRWVFV, encoded by the exons ATGTCGTCGCCAACTTCGCCCTTTGTTGCGCTGTCAAACCTCCAGGCGACTGCTCTTGCGGCTCGCTGCCATAACGCTTTCTTCCGCCAAAAACAACTCAAGTCGCTGCATGACACGCTGCGCAATAAGAGCAATGAGATTGCAGATGCGATTAAGCAGGATACCCATGTGTCAGATGAGGAGGCGACTACAGAGGTTGCGCTCGCGCTCAACACGATCAAGGAGCACTACAGCTCAATTGACACCACCAAAGAGCTTGAATCCGAGTACAGAATAACAAAAGGCAAGGATGCGGGTGATAGGAGAGAGCCATATGGTGTCGCATACATTGAGTCGCAACGAAACCACACACCATTCTTTTCCGCCATCGCGCCTCTAAGTGCTGCCCTCACGGCTGGTAGCTGTGTTGCGCTAAAG CTCGAAAACACACCCCGAGCACTTCCCTCTCTACTCCGGAAATTATTAACCGAAGCCCTCGAGTCCGACACGTTTACTATCATCTCGTCCGACCCGGCACCGGAGCACCTCGCAGGATGTGTTCAGGTATTCCAAGAGAAGCAAATCGCTGCACCAACATACTCACAACATGTATCTCCTCACACGAGAGTTATTGCCGTCATAGACCGCACAGCCGACCTCGCCTCTGCCGCTGAGCAGCTCGTCACAGCACGCTTCGCATTCGGCGGAACATCGCCATATGCGCCCGACATTgtgctcgtcaacgagttCATCAAGAAAGACTTCATAGAGCACGTGCTCAAGCACTCCCTCCGCTTCCTCGCCGGCACCGGCAGCATCTCCAACGGCTCAACAACCGCACGAGGACCGAAGAAGACATCACGAGTAACCGAGCTACAAGACAGCAAAGCGTGGAAACTGCAAGTCATCACCCAAGGCGACAACGGCGCCATCGTCGACCTAACCAACCTCTCCACCCTCCCCACAAAGTCCCACCAACCCGTCTTCGCCGTCTCAGCAATCACCTCGCTCGAACACGCCATCAGCATCGTAGAGCAAGAACTAGACCCCCAGGATTCACTCCTAGCCGCCTACCACTTCGGCACCCCATCCACTGGAAAATACCTCTCGCAATTCATACCCGCAGATATCTCAATCGTAAACCACATCCCCTTCCGCATCCTGCTGGGTCCCGCGGCCCCATCATCCCACCCCATCGACATCGAAACAAGGTATACACCCGAGCACTTTACGCGTACTTCACCAGCGTATATCTCGCCCCCGGCGTCGCAGGCGCCCATGTCGAGGGTGTTGCTCGGCAAGGAGACTAAGAAGGCGGCGACGGAGTTGTTTAATAAGGCGACTGAGGAGatcaaggagaagaagcgGGCAGAGTCTATTGCGATTGGGTATTTCGAACAGGGGATTTTGATTGGCTTGGGGGTTTATGGTATCCCGCTTCTTACGTGTATCGGTGCAACGATTTTCTTTGGGGTGCGTGCGGGGTTGAGGAGGTGGGTTTTTGTTTGA
- a CDS encoding AraJ, Arabinose efflux permease, with protein MTSLKQAFSLSKEEVRNAKPPGTATLVEHLEWTASQTSHDEIRLVPQPSADPADPLNLPMWRKIATLAVMSVHPFVVNFTSASISSALPIYASTPIFGLPPKSFSTLTYLPAVNVLMLGASNLWWVPLANTFGRRPIILISMLLLIFSSMWAGLTTEFNSLVAARIFMGIGGGPADAVSPDVVGEIFFVHQRGRALAIYTVFLSFGSTVGAVAGGYIVADMETLYHRPQTTVTFNDDPDKVSAETKERVTITDTAASYPSYSYLQSLKLFTYQPGLERKFLGPWKVIRLPGVWLVSGWYAGLVGLIVTMSSVGPQLVGAPPYLWGKNVGLINAGGIIGALLGCAYTYAISDFATKRLAKKDTHGFAESESRLVTALPALFIATTGALIFGFVAQHPSETGWVGLQFGFGMVSFGLMQAPSVGFNYLIESYGSLAGDCFVTVTTSRAIVSFAWTFFVGEWITKKGGCGAVWDFWHVDGGFWVVYDSVFVVGEEVKGVVGQVGPGGLVGTVHTAGVKGATSYNYGVAGFVGFSGVRITPSRW; from the exons ATGACTTCGTTGAAGCAGGCGTTCAGCCTGTCCAAGGAGGAGGTCAGGAACGCGAAACCCCCGGGTACTGCAACGCTTGTCG AACATCTCGAATGGACGGCTTCGCAAACCAGCCACGATGAAATCCGCCTTGTACCGCAGCCTTCTGCCGACCCAGCAGACCCGCTAAATCTGCCCATGTGGCGGAAGATAGCGACGCTGGCGGTTATGTCGGTGCACCCTTTTGTCGTCAACTTCACCAGTGCTTCCATCTCGAGTGCATTACCGATATACGCGTCCACGCCCATTTTTGGGCTGCCACCAAAGTCCTTTTCCACGTTGACATATCTTCCCGCTGTCAATGTTCTAATGCTGGGAGCATCTAATCTGTGGTGGGTGCCGTTGGCGAATACGTTTGGTCGTCGCCCAATCATCTTGATAAGCATGCTGCTTTTGATTTTCTCGAGCATGTGGGCGGGACTCACGACGGAGTTTAATAGTCTAGTCGCTGCGCGTATCTTCATGGGTATAGGGGGTGGTCCGGCAGATGCAGTGAGCCCGGATGTTGTTGGAGAAATCTTCTTTGTGCATCAGCGTGGACGCGCTTTG GCGATTTACACAGTCTTCCTCTCCTTCGGCTCCACAGTCGGCGCCGTAGCCGGCGGCTACATAGTCGCAGACATGG AAACGCTGTACCACCGGCCCCAAACCACAGTCACCTTCAACGACGACCCGGATAAAGTGTCCGCCGAGACCAAAGAAAGAGTCACCATTACCGACACGGCTGCGTCTTACCCTTCATACTCGTACCTCCAGTCCCTCAAACTCTTCACCTACCAACCTGGTCTAGAAAGGAAATTCCTCGGCCCGTGGAAAGTTATCAGACTACCCGGTGTGTGGCTGGTGTCTGGGTGGTATGCTGGTCTCGTGGGATTGATTGTGACGATGAGTTCAGTGGGTCCGCAACTAGTGGGCGCACCACCGTATCTGTGGGGTAAAAATGTTGGTTTGATAAACGCTGGTGGTATCATCGGTGCTCTTCTTGGCTGT GCATACACCTATGCCATCTCCGACTTCGCCACCAAACGCCTCGCAAAAAAAGACACTCATGGCTTCGCGGAATCCGAATCCCGCCTTGTCACCGCCCTCCCCGCCCTCTTCATCGCCACCACCGGCGCCCTAATCTTCGGCTTCGTCGCGCAGCACCCTTCAGAAACCGGGTGGGTGGGTCTCCAATTCGGCTTCGGCATGGTATCCTTCGGTCTCATGCAAGCCCCCTCTGTTGGCTTCAACTACCTGATTGAATCGTATGGATCGCTGGCTGGCGACTGTTTCGTCACGGTGACTACATCACGCGCGATTGTATCTTTTGCGTGGACGTTTTTCGTCGGCGAGTGGATTACGAAGAAGGGGGGCTGCGGAGCCGTTTGGGATTTTTGGCATGTTGATGGGGGTTTTTGGGTTGTGTACGATTCCGTTTTTGTGGTGGGGGAAGAGGTTAAGGGTGTGGTCGGCCAAGTGGGTCCCGGAGGATTAGTTGGTACTGTACATACGGCAGGAGTTAAGGGAGCCACGAGCTATAACTATGGCGTGGCGGGTTTTGTAGGATTTTCTGGGGTTCGTATTACTCCAAGTCGCTGGTAG